The Parambassis ranga chromosome 1, fParRan2.1, whole genome shotgun sequence genome includes a region encoding these proteins:
- the LOC114426996 gene encoding uncharacterized protein LOC114426996 isoform X2, with the protein MTTSSTTNNTSSAILPTSTSSSSAPVLGFLTVSKWTSKCEGSIYLTYAHFNRSPVCYSQHTAVQAILQNVCHNNKGCNGPPQWRKGSEMQGYNITEGEEMKTIICPTLTVKCKDVQGQLKTYKVVTALLCCVLLVIILVRFTRPTVKALQKRLSSRRQNRWVGPTQSHSVSYHRGKSTVKNSDGEKRLSYPALERLTISDSREPSSNRNSGYNF; encoded by the exons ATGACTACCAGCAGTACAACCAACAACACCAGCAGTGCTATTTtacccacctccacctccagcagctctgcacctgTTCTGGGCTTCCTCACAGTTAGCAAATGGACAAGTAAATGTGAAGGTAGTATTTACCTGACCTATGCTCATTTCAACCGATCACCTGTCTGTTACAGTCAGCACACAGCTGTCCAGGCTATTCTGCAAAATGTGTGCCATAACAACAAAGGTTGCAATGGCCCACCACAGTGGAGGAAAGGCAGTGAAATGCAAGGTTacaacatcacagagggagaagAAATGAAGACCATTATCTGCCCTACACTGACAGTTAAATGCAAAG ATGTGCAGGGCCAACTGAAGACCTACAAAGTGGTGACTGCTTTGCTCTGCTGCGTGTTGCTGGTGATTATACTCGTCCGCTTCACCAGACCCACTGTCAAAGCCCTGCAGAAGAGac TATCCAGCCGGAGGCAGAATCGCTGGGTTGGACCGACACAAAGTCACAGTG TGTCTTACCATCGTGGAAAATCTACAGTTAAAAACAGTGATGGAGAAAAGAGACTGTCCTACCCGG cTCTAGAACGTCTGACCATCAGTGACAGCAGGGAGCCGTCATCCAACAGGAACAGTGGCTACAACTTCTAA
- the LOC114426996 gene encoding uncharacterized protein LOC114426996 isoform X1 — protein MTTSSTTNNTSSAILPTSTSSSSAPVLGFLTVSKWTSKCEGSIYLTYAHFNRSPVCYSQHTAVQAILQNVCHNNKGCNGPPQWRKGSEMQGYNITEGEEMKTIICPTLTVKCKVELLPDVQGQLKTYKVVTALLCCVLLVIILVRFTRPTVKALQKRLSSRRQNRWVGPTQSHSVSYHRGKSTVKNSDGEKRLSYPALERLTISDSREPSSNRNSGYNF, from the exons ATGACTACCAGCAGTACAACCAACAACACCAGCAGTGCTATTTtacccacctccacctccagcagctctgcacctgTTCTGGGCTTCCTCACAGTTAGCAAATGGACAAGTAAATGTGAAGGTAGTATTTACCTGACCTATGCTCATTTCAACCGATCACCTGTCTGTTACAGTCAGCACACAGCTGTCCAGGCTATTCTGCAAAATGTGTGCCATAACAACAAAGGTTGCAATGGCCCACCACAGTGGAGGAAAGGCAGTGAAATGCAAGGTTacaacatcacagagggagaagAAATGAAGACCATTATCTGCCCTACACTGACAGTTAAATGCAAAG TTGAGCTGCTTCCAGATGTGCAGGGCCAACTGAAGACCTACAAAGTGGTGACTGCTTTGCTCTGCTGCGTGTTGCTGGTGATTATACTCGTCCGCTTCACCAGACCCACTGTCAAAGCCCTGCAGAAGAGac TATCCAGCCGGAGGCAGAATCGCTGGGTTGGACCGACACAAAGTCACAGTG TGTCTTACCATCGTGGAAAATCTACAGTTAAAAACAGTGATGGAGAAAAGAGACTGTCCTACCCGG cTCTAGAACGTCTGACCATCAGTGACAGCAGGGAGCCGTCATCCAACAGGAACAGTGGCTACAACTTCTAA